Proteins encoded together in one Kitasatospora albolonga window:
- a CDS encoding phosphohydrolase, whose translation MSGDPLNLADVEAIARAAHATQTDKAGRPYAEHLAAVAEGVRVRGGSERQIAAAWLHDAIEDDALSARWLAEAALPQEVKDLVLAVTKRPGEELSAYTARILATPGALLIKEADLAHNANPARLAALDEPTRTRLTAKYAQVRGLLGLTGGEAP comes from the coding sequence ATGTCCGGCGACCCCCTGAACCTGGCCGACGTCGAGGCGATCGCCCGCGCGGCCCACGCCACCCAGACCGACAAGGCGGGACGGCCGTACGCGGAACATCTGGCGGCGGTGGCCGAAGGTGTACGGGTGCGCGGCGGCAGCGAACGGCAGATCGCGGCGGCCTGGCTGCACGACGCGATCGAGGACGACGCGCTCTCCGCGCGGTGGCTGGCCGAGGCCGCCCTGCCCCAGGAGGTCAAGGACCTCGTCCTGGCCGTCACCAAGCGGCCGGGGGAGGAGCTGTCCGCGTACACCGCGCGGATTCTGGCCACTCCGGGCGCCCTGCTGATCAAGGAGGCGGATCTCGCCCACAACGCGAATCCGGCCCGCCTCGCGGCCCTGGACGAGCCGACCCGTACCCGGCTGACGGCGAAGTATGCCCAGGTGCGGGGGCTGTTGGGGCTGACCGGCGGCGAGGCCCCCTGA
- a CDS encoding cation/H(+) antiporter codes for MGGAFLAAAVLARLGGRIGLPTIPLFILAGILLGPHTPGYTLLSNPHDLEMLSALGLVLLLFYLGLEFHMDDLRTGGRKMAIAGGTYLVLNVGAGLGFGFALGWGTSEALVLAGVLGISSSAIVTKILVDLGRIGNPETRPILGIIVVEDVFLALYLAALQPILSGADSLSAMLVDGGKAFAFLLLLALAARFGTKIVGKLMNTKDDELLVISFLGAAVFVAGVSEMFGVADAIGAFMVGLMLGSTTSGERILKLVHPLRDAFGAIFFFAFGLSIDPGDLPSVFWPVLAAVVLTLAMNVAAGLAASRVYDFGSQATANIATTLVARGEFALILATMAAAAGLDKRLSPFIAGYVLLLAVLAPLAAGRSHWLARVLPGGKGKDSGGDKDGDKDQEQIPVSV; via the coding sequence ATGGGCGGCGCCTTCCTGGCCGCTGCCGTCCTCGCCCGCCTCGGCGGCCGTATCGGGCTGCCGACGATCCCCCTGTTCATCCTGGCCGGTATCCTGCTCGGCCCCCACACCCCCGGTTACACCCTTCTCTCCAACCCGCACGATCTGGAGATGCTCTCCGCGCTGGGACTCGTCCTCCTGCTCTTCTACCTGGGGCTCGAGTTCCACATGGACGATCTCAGGACGGGCGGCCGGAAGATGGCCATCGCGGGCGGGACCTATCTGGTCCTGAACGTGGGCGCCGGACTGGGCTTCGGTTTCGCGCTCGGCTGGGGTACGTCGGAGGCGCTGGTCCTCGCCGGTGTGCTCGGCATATCCTCGTCCGCCATCGTCACCAAGATCCTGGTGGACCTGGGGCGCATCGGTAACCCGGAGACGCGGCCGATCCTCGGCATCATCGTCGTCGAGGACGTCTTCCTCGCCCTCTACCTGGCCGCTCTCCAGCCGATCCTGTCCGGCGCGGACAGCCTCTCGGCGATGCTCGTCGACGGCGGCAAGGCGTTCGCCTTCCTGCTGCTGCTCGCCCTGGCCGCCCGGTTCGGGACGAAGATCGTCGGCAAGCTGATGAACACCAAGGACGACGAGCTCCTCGTCATCTCCTTCCTCGGCGCCGCGGTCTTCGTCGCCGGGGTCTCCGAGATGTTCGGCGTGGCCGACGCGATCGGTGCCTTCATGGTCGGTCTGATGCTCGGCTCGACCACGTCCGGCGAGCGCATCCTCAAGCTGGTCCACCCGCTGCGGGACGCGTTCGGCGCGATCTTCTTCTTCGCCTTCGGTCTCTCCATCGACCCGGGCGACCTGCCGAGCGTCTTCTGGCCGGTGCTGGCGGCCGTCGTCCTGACGCTCGCGATGAACGTGGCGGCGGGGCTCGCGGCGTCCAGGGTGTACGACTTCGGCTCGCAGGCCACGGCCAACATCGCCACCACCCTGGTGGCGCGGGGCGAGTTCGCGCTCATCCTGGCCACGATGGCGGCGGCGGCCGGGCTGGACAAGCGGCTCTCGCCGTTCATCGCCGGATATGTGCTGCTGCTCGCCGTCCTCGCCCCCCTGGCCGCCGGGCGCTCGCACTGGCTGGCCCGCGTCCTCCCCGGAGGGAAGGGCAAGGACAGCGGCGGCGACAAGGACGGCGACAAGGACCAGGAACAGATCCCCGTGTCGGTCTGA
- a CDS encoding GNAT family N-acetyltransferase: MTSELRVLRPADWDPWFACLERAFGGVRSAPESRELWRELTAYERSVGLWDGEVCVGTAGAYPFRLTVPGGAAVPTAGVTAVSVAGTHRRRGLLRTMMRRQLDDVRSWGEPLAVLTASEPAIYGRFGYGTATRALSVNVDTSRVRLDLPPGTEDVRVRYTDPVAALPACEEVYGRLAAERPGTPVRQPGWERAAVIDTEKDRAGASPLQCVLAERDGEVLGYATFRTRPDWDRVGPKGTVVLRDLGALDAASYAALWRFLFGIDLMSVVEAGARPVDEPLVHLVSDVRRCELRVQDALHLRLVEVGAALEARAYRAPVDVVLEVADAFCPWNAGRWHLVADAKGGASCRRAPDRAPDLELSVAELGAAYLGGVSFTSLAAAGRVREVRPGAVTEVSSAFSWHVEPWLPHGF; the protein is encoded by the coding sequence ATGACTTCAGAACTCCGTGTGCTGCGACCTGCTGATTGGGACCCCTGGTTCGCCTGTCTGGAGCGTGCGTTCGGGGGCGTGCGGAGTGCTCCGGAGTCGCGCGAGCTCTGGCGGGAGCTGACGGCGTACGAGCGGTCCGTCGGGCTCTGGGACGGGGAGGTGTGCGTCGGTACGGCGGGGGCGTATCCCTTCCGGCTGACCGTGCCCGGCGGGGCGGCGGTGCCCACGGCGGGGGTGACGGCGGTGAGCGTGGCCGGTACGCACCGGCGGCGCGGGCTGCTGCGGACAATGATGCGGCGCCAGCTGGACGACGTACGGTCCTGGGGTGAGCCGCTCGCCGTGCTGACGGCGTCGGAACCGGCCATCTACGGGCGCTTCGGCTACGGGACCGCGACCCGCGCCCTGAGCGTGAACGTCGACACCTCGCGCGTACGGCTCGATCTGCCGCCGGGCACGGAGGACGTACGGGTGCGGTACACGGACCCGGTGGCGGCCCTGCCTGCCTGCGAGGAGGTGTACGGGCGGCTCGCCGCGGAGCGTCCGGGTACGCCGGTGCGGCAGCCGGGGTGGGAGCGGGCGGCGGTGATCGACACGGAGAAGGACCGGGCGGGCGCCTCGCCGTTGCAGTGCGTGCTGGCCGAGCGGGACGGGGAGGTGCTGGGGTACGCCACGTTCCGGACGCGGCCCGACTGGGACCGGGTGGGGCCGAAGGGGACGGTGGTGCTGCGGGATCTGGGGGCGCTGGACGCGGCGTCGTACGCGGCGTTGTGGCGGTTCCTGTTCGGGATCGACCTGATGTCGGTGGTGGAGGCCGGGGCGCGGCCGGTGGACGAGCCGCTGGTGCATCTGGTCTCGGACGTGCGGCGGTGCGAACTGCGGGTGCAGGACGCGCTCCACCTGCGGCTGGTGGAGGTGGGGGCGGCTCTGGAGGCGCGTGCGTACCGGGCGCCGGTGGATGTGGTGCTGGAGGTGGCGGACGCCTTCTGCCCGTGGAACGCGGGGCGGTGGCATCTGGTGGCGGATGCGAAGGGGGGCGCCTCGTGCCGGCGTGCGCCGGATCGCGCGCCGGATCTGGAGCTGTCGGTGGCGGAGCTGGGCGCCGCGTATCTGGGCGGGGTCTCTTTCACCTCGCTCGCGGCGGCGGGGCGGGTGCGGGAGGTGCGGCCGGGTGCGGTGACGGAGGTCTCGTCGGCGTTCTCGTGGCACGTGGAGCCGTGGCTGCCGCACGGGTTCTGA
- a CDS encoding DNA glycosylase: MPEGHTIHRLAQDHAERFAGAPVRVSSPQGKFSDSAALLDGRTLTTTDAHGKHLFLGFGETGWVHIHLGLFGKLGFGTAPVPPPTDTVRLRLVNADHYADLRGPTTCALITGPEKRAIHEGLGPDPLRGDEDGERAWQRISRSRTTVAALLMDQKVIAGVGNVYRAEVLFRHGIDPYRTGKDLTRAEWDAIWADLVELMREGVRNNRIDTVRPEHLPEAMGRPPRKDDHGGEVYVYRRANLPCHICSTEIRTADLAARNLFWCPRCQAPGLSDG; the protein is encoded by the coding sequence GTGCCCGAGGGACACACGATCCACCGCCTCGCCCAGGACCACGCCGAGCGGTTCGCGGGCGCCCCGGTCCGGGTGAGCAGCCCGCAGGGGAAGTTCTCCGACAGCGCGGCCCTGCTCGACGGGCGCACCCTCACCACCACCGACGCCCACGGCAAGCACCTCTTCCTCGGCTTCGGCGAAACCGGCTGGGTCCACATCCACCTCGGCCTCTTCGGCAAGCTCGGCTTCGGCACGGCCCCGGTGCCCCCGCCCACCGACACGGTCCGCCTCCGCCTGGTCAACGCGGACCACTACGCCGATCTGCGCGGCCCCACCACCTGCGCCCTGATCACCGGGCCCGAGAAGCGCGCGATACACGAGGGGCTCGGCCCCGACCCGCTCCGCGGCGACGAGGACGGGGAGCGCGCCTGGCAGCGGATCTCCCGCAGCCGGACCACCGTCGCCGCCCTCCTGATGGACCAGAAGGTCATCGCGGGCGTCGGCAACGTCTACCGGGCCGAGGTCCTCTTCCGCCACGGCATCGACCCGTACCGCACCGGCAAGGACCTCACCCGCGCCGAGTGGGACGCGATCTGGGCGGACCTGGTGGAGCTGATGCGCGAGGGCGTACGGAACAACCGGATCGACACCGTCCGCCCCGAGCACCTCCCCGAGGCGATGGGCCGCCCGCCCCGCAAGGACGACCACGGCGGCGAGGTCTACGTCTACCGCCGGGCCAACCTGCCCTGCCACATCTGCTCCACCGAGATCCGGACGGCCGACCTCGCCGCCCGCAACCTCTTCTGGTGCCCCCGCTGCCAGGCCCCGGGCCTCTCCGACGGCTGA
- a CDS encoding ribose-5-phosphate isomerase: MRVYLGSDHAGYELKNHLVEWLGAHGHEAVDCGPHIYDAQDDYPPFCLRAAEKTAADPDSLGIVIGGSGNGEQIAANKVKGVRAALAWSEQTAALGREHNNANVVAIGGRMHTLEESTKFVEIFLATPYSNEERHTRRIEMLSAYETTGELPPIPAHHPQQG; the protein is encoded by the coding sequence ATGCGCGTGTACCTCGGATCTGACCATGCCGGTTACGAACTCAAGAACCACCTCGTCGAGTGGCTCGGGGCCCACGGCCACGAGGCCGTCGACTGCGGTCCTCACATCTACGACGCCCAGGACGACTACCCGCCGTTCTGCCTGCGTGCCGCGGAGAAGACGGCCGCCGACCCGGACAGCCTCGGCATCGTGATCGGCGGCTCCGGCAACGGCGAGCAGATCGCCGCCAACAAGGTCAAGGGCGTCCGCGCCGCACTGGCCTGGAGCGAGCAGACCGCCGCCCTCGGCCGCGAGCACAACAACGCCAACGTCGTCGCGATCGGCGGGCGGATGCACACGCTGGAGGAGTCGACCAAGTTCGTCGAGATCTTCCTCGCCACGCCGTACTCGAACGAGGAGCGCCACACGCGCCGCATCGAGATGCTCTCGGCGTACGAGACCACCGGCGAGCTCCCCCCGATCCCGGCCCACCACCCCCAGCAGGGCTGA
- a CDS encoding amino acid transporter, translated as MTSQTTLARPGHEPGEPDRPDSSGGLQAGLKNRHLSMIAIGGVIGAGLFVGSSAGIAAAGPAILISYAMVGLLVVLVMRMLGEMAAARPSSGSFSAYADQALGRWAGFSIGWLYWFFWVVVLAVEATAGAKILESWIPGVPQWAWALIVMVVLTATNLVSVGSYGEFEFWFAGIKVVAIAAFVVVGLLAVFGLLPGSDNPGSGLAHLTDSGGFFPEGPGAILTGVLMVVFSFMGSEIVTLAAGESADPQRAVSKATNSVIWRIAVFYLGSIFVVLTLLPWNDPSILEKGSYVAALDSIGIPHAGQVMDFIVLTAVLSCLNSGLYTASRMAFSLGERGDAPKSFARVNQRGVPQAAILSSVVFGFVAVFFNYQWPDTVFQFLLNSSGAVALFVWLVICFTQLRMRGIILRETPGKLVVRMWLFPYLTWATIAMISFVLVYMLTDDTAREQVVLSLLVAALVVGVSLFREVRGRRAAAG; from the coding sequence ATGACGTCGCAGACGACGCTGGCGAGGCCGGGCCACGAGCCCGGTGAGCCGGACCGGCCGGACTCGTCGGGCGGGCTTCAGGCAGGACTGAAGAACCGCCACCTCTCGATGATCGCGATCGGCGGTGTGATCGGTGCCGGGCTCTTCGTGGGCTCCAGTGCGGGCATCGCGGCGGCCGGTCCGGCGATCCTCATCTCGTACGCGATGGTCGGCCTGCTGGTCGTCCTCGTGATGCGGATGCTCGGCGAGATGGCCGCCGCCCGCCCGAGTTCGGGCTCCTTCTCCGCCTACGCCGACCAGGCGCTGGGCCGTTGGGCCGGGTTCTCCATCGGCTGGCTCTACTGGTTCTTCTGGGTCGTGGTGCTCGCCGTGGAGGCCACGGCAGGCGCCAAAATCCTGGAGAGCTGGATTCCGGGCGTCCCGCAGTGGGCCTGGGCGCTGATCGTGATGGTCGTGCTGACCGCCACCAACCTGGTCTCGGTGGGCAGTTACGGTGAGTTCGAGTTCTGGTTCGCCGGGATCAAGGTCGTGGCGATCGCCGCGTTCGTGGTCGTCGGCCTGCTCGCCGTCTTCGGGCTGCTGCCCGGTTCGGACAACCCCGGTTCGGGTCTCGCGCATCTGACGGACTCCGGCGGGTTCTTCCCCGAGGGGCCGGGGGCCATCCTGACCGGGGTGCTGATGGTGGTCTTCTCGTTCATGGGCAGCGAGATCGTGACCCTGGCGGCCGGTGAGTCGGCGGACCCTCAGCGGGCCGTGTCGAAGGCGACCAACAGCGTGATCTGGCGGATCGCCGTCTTCTACCTCGGCTCGATCTTCGTCGTGCTGACGCTGCTGCCGTGGAACGACCCGTCGATCCTGGAGAAGGGCAGCTATGTGGCCGCCCTGGACTCGATCGGCATCCCGCACGCCGGTCAGGTGATGGACTTCATCGTGCTGACGGCCGTGCTGTCCTGTCTCAACTCCGGCCTGTACACGGCCTCCCGGATGGCGTTCTCCCTCGGTGAGCGGGGCGACGCGCCGAAGTCCTTCGCCAGGGTCAACCAGCGGGGCGTGCCGCAGGCGGCGATCCTGTCCTCGGTCGTCTTCGGCTTCGTGGCGGTGTTCTTCAACTACCAGTGGCCCGACACGGTGTTCCAGTTCCTGCTGAACTCCTCGGGCGCGGTGGCCCTGTTCGTCTGGCTGGTCATCTGCTTCACCCAGCTGCGGATGCGCGGGATCATCCTGCGCGAGACCCCCGGCAAGCTGGTCGTACGGATGTGGCTCTTCCCGTATCTGACCTGGGCGACGATCGCGATGATCTCCTTCGTCCTGGTCTACATGCTGACCGACGACACCGCCCGCGAACAGGTCGTGCTGTCGCTGCTGGTCGCGGCGCTGGTGGTGGGCGTCTCGCTGTTCCGCGAGGTGCGCGGGCGCAGGGCCGCCGCCGGGTGA
- a CDS encoding biotin transporter BioY gives MSTAAAPVRPGAVLADLLPAVRHRYAVDAALVLGGAALTGIAAQIAVPVPGSPVPVTGQTFAALLIGTSLGARRGFLSLAVYAVVGMAGMPWFAEGTSGYAMPSLGYILGMLLAATVVGALARRGGDRSVLRTAGTMVIGSAIIYAVGVPYLALATGMSLSAAVAAGLVPFLIGDALKAALAMGALPAAWKLLGRRD, from the coding sequence ATGAGCACTGCTGCCGCCCCCGTCCGCCCCGGAGCGGTCCTCGCCGACCTGCTGCCCGCAGTCCGGCACCGCTACGCCGTCGACGCGGCCCTCGTGCTGGGCGGCGCCGCCCTCACCGGCATCGCGGCCCAGATCGCCGTCCCGGTCCCCGGCTCCCCGGTCCCCGTCACCGGCCAGACCTTCGCCGCCCTGCTCATCGGCACCTCGCTCGGCGCCCGCCGCGGCTTCCTCTCCCTCGCGGTGTACGCGGTCGTCGGCATGGCCGGGATGCCGTGGTTCGCGGAGGGCACCTCGGGCTACGCGATGCCGTCCCTCGGCTACATCCTCGGGATGCTGCTCGCCGCCACCGTCGTCGGCGCCCTCGCCCGGCGCGGCGGCGACCGCTCGGTGCTGCGCACGGCGGGCACGATGGTGATCGGCTCCGCGATCATCTACGCCGTCGGCGTCCCCTACCTGGCGCTCGCCACCGGCATGTCCCTCAGCGCCGCCGTGGCGGCCGGGCTCGTCCCGTTCCTGATCGGCGACGCGCTCAAGGCGGCCCTGGCGATGGGCGCCCTGCCCGCCGCCTGGAAGCTCCTCGGCCGCCGCGACTGA
- a CDS encoding amino acid transporter, which translates to MHDAPLSPAGAPTPPAEPLEHGLKQRHLTMLGLGGVIGAGLFVGSGAGIAVAGPAIVVSYLIAGALAMLVMRMLGEMSAAMPASGSFSVHAERALGRWAGFSVGWLYWFLLVVVLAVEATAAAQIAHGWVPAVEPWAWVLLFMVVFTAANLTAVKNFGEFEFWFASLKVVAIVVFLGLGVLAVLGWLPDTDPVGMANLTGQGGFLPNGWGGVVAGVLTVVFAFGGLEVVTIAAAETADPARAVGRAVRSAVVRILFFYVGSMLVIVTVLPWTAQQAGLSPYVKVLDTIGVPSAGQIMNIVVFVALLSALNANLYGSSRMVFSLAERGEAPRGLLKVSRKPGTEGGVPRRAVLASVAFGFVSVLLNLLWPDTVFLYMLNSVGAVLLFVWALIAASQLRLRARLEQEAPGALVLRMWCFPYLTWLTLAGLLGVLVLMLTDADARPQVLWSAGATALVLLVAVGRQWREGKRSALTDR; encoded by the coding sequence ATGCACGACGCTCCCCTCTCCCCCGCCGGGGCCCCCACGCCCCCCGCGGAGCCCCTCGAACACGGCCTGAAACAGCGCCACCTCACGATGCTCGGGCTCGGCGGGGTGATCGGGGCCGGGCTGTTCGTGGGGTCGGGTGCCGGGATCGCGGTGGCCGGGCCCGCCATCGTCGTCTCGTATCTGATCGCGGGCGCGCTCGCGATGCTGGTGATGCGGATGCTCGGCGAGATGTCCGCCGCGATGCCCGCCTCCGGCTCCTTCTCGGTGCACGCGGAACGGGCGCTGGGGCGGTGGGCCGGGTTCAGTGTCGGCTGGCTGTACTGGTTCCTGCTGGTGGTGGTCCTCGCCGTGGAGGCGACGGCCGCCGCGCAGATCGCCCACGGGTGGGTGCCGGCGGTCGAACCGTGGGCGTGGGTGCTGCTGTTCATGGTGGTGTTCACCGCGGCGAACCTGACGGCGGTGAAGAACTTCGGCGAGTTCGAGTTCTGGTTCGCCTCCCTGAAGGTCGTCGCGATCGTGGTCTTCCTGGGGCTGGGTGTGCTGGCCGTCCTGGGGTGGCTCCCGGACACCGATCCGGTGGGGATGGCCAACCTGACCGGGCAGGGAGGCTTCCTGCCGAACGGCTGGGGCGGGGTGGTCGCCGGGGTGCTGACCGTGGTCTTCGCCTTCGGCGGCCTGGAGGTCGTCACCATCGCCGCCGCCGAGACGGCCGACCCGGCCCGCGCGGTGGGGCGCGCGGTGCGCAGTGCGGTGGTGCGCATCCTCTTCTTCTACGTCGGTTCGATGCTGGTCATCGTGACCGTGCTGCCGTGGACCGCCCAGCAGGCCGGGCTGAGCCCGTATGTGAAGGTGCTGGACACGATCGGGGTGCCGTCGGCCGGGCAGATCATGAACATCGTGGTGTTCGTGGCGCTGCTCTCCGCGCTCAACGCCAATCTGTACGGCTCCTCGCGGATGGTGTTCTCGCTGGCCGAGCGCGGGGAGGCGCCGCGCGGGCTGCTGAAGGTGTCCCGTAAGCCCGGAACGGAGGGCGGGGTGCCCCGGCGGGCGGTGCTGGCGTCGGTGGCCTTCGGCTTCGTCTCCGTACTGCTCAATCTGCTCTGGCCGGACACCGTGTTCCTCTACATGCTCAACTCGGTCGGCGCGGTGCTCCTGTTCGTCTGGGCGCTGATCGCCGCCTCCCAGCTGCGGCTGCGCGCCCGGCTGGAGCAGGAGGCCCCGGGGGCGCTGGTACTGCGGATGTGGTGCTTCCCGTATCTGACCTGGCTGACGCTGGCCGGGCTGCTGGGGGTGCTGGTACTCATGCTGACCGACGCCGACGCGCGGCCGCAGGTGCTGTGGTCGGCGGGGGCGACGGCGCTGGTGCTGCTGGTGGCGGTGGGGCGTCAGTGGCGGGAGGGCAAAAGGTCGGCGCTCACCGACCGGTAG
- a CDS encoding amino acid transporter — MSRTSVSPPTADSAAAAGASTDSALTHGLKQRHLSMIALGGVIGAGLFVGSGAGIAAAGPSIVVAYALSGLLVMMVMRMLGEMSAANPASGSFSVHAERAIGPWAGFTAGWSFWFLLCVAVGLEGIGAAQIVSGWLPGTPEWAWVALFMVIFLGTNLAAVKNFGEFEFWFAALKVIAITLFLVLGLLAILGVLPDTDAPGLANLTGDGGFLPKGMDGFIIGLLASVFAYGGLETVTIAAAESENPVQGVAKAVRTAMWRIAVFYIGSMAVIVTLVPWDNPKVAEVGPFYAMLDHLGVGSAAQIMNVVILIALLSAMNANIYGASRMARSLVARGQGPAVLGRISSGVPRNAVLFSSVFGFLCVLLSYWRPDDVFPWLLNMIGAVILVVWIFIAVSQLILRRRTEREAPEKLVVRMWLFPVLTIVALAGMAGIFLLMLRQPDTRDQLLATGALTAVLIGIGAVRQRRRGNAGPTEAEIPAQRK, encoded by the coding sequence ATGTCTCGGACCTCCGTGTCTCCCCCCACCGCTGACTCCGCAGCCGCCGCCGGAGCCTCGACGGACTCCGCGCTCACCCACGGTCTCAAACAGCGGCACCTGTCGATGATCGCCCTCGGCGGGGTGATCGGCGCCGGACTCTTCGTCGGCTCCGGGGCCGGGATCGCCGCCGCCGGGCCCTCGATCGTCGTGGCGTACGCCCTCTCCGGGCTGCTCGTCATGATGGTGATGCGCATGCTCGGCGAGATGTCGGCCGCCAACCCGGCCTCCGGCTCCTTCTCCGTGCACGCCGAACGGGCGATCGGCCCCTGGGCCGGGTTCACCGCGGGCTGGTCCTTCTGGTTCCTGCTCTGCGTCGCCGTCGGCCTGGAGGGCATCGGCGCCGCCCAGATCGTCAGCGGCTGGCTGCCCGGGACGCCGGAGTGGGCGTGGGTCGCCCTGTTCATGGTGATCTTCCTGGGGACGAACCTGGCCGCCGTGAAGAACTTCGGCGAGTTCGAGTTCTGGTTCGCCGCGCTGAAGGTCATCGCGATCACCCTGTTCCTGGTGCTCGGCCTGCTGGCGATCCTCGGCGTGCTCCCGGACACGGACGCGCCCGGCCTGGCCAACCTCACCGGCGACGGCGGCTTCCTGCCCAAGGGCATGGACGGCTTCATCATCGGACTCCTCGCCTCCGTCTTCGCGTACGGCGGTCTGGAGACGGTCACCATCGCCGCCGCCGAGTCCGAGAACCCGGTGCAGGGCGTCGCGAAGGCGGTCCGTACGGCGATGTGGCGCATCGCGGTCTTCTACATCGGCTCGATGGCGGTCATCGTCACCCTGGTCCCCTGGGACAACCCGAAGGTCGCCGAGGTCGGCCCCTTCTACGCGATGCTCGACCACCTCGGCGTCGGCAGCGCCGCGCAGATCATGAACGTGGTCATCCTCATCGCCCTGCTCTCCGCGATGAACGCCAACATCTACGGCGCTTCGCGCATGGCCCGCTCCCTCGTCGCCCGGGGCCAGGGACCGGCCGTGCTCGGCCGGATCTCCTCCGGGGTACCGCGCAACGCGGTGCTGTTCTCCTCGGTGTTCGGCTTCCTGTGCGTGCTGCTCAGCTACTGGCGGCCGGACGACGTCTTCCCCTGGCTGCTGAACATGATCGGCGCCGTGATCCTGGTGGTGTGGATCTTCATCGCCGTCTCGCAGCTGATCCTGCGCCGCCGCACCGAGCGCGAGGCGCCGGAGAAGCTGGTCGTACGGATGTGGCTCTTCCCGGTCCTGACGATCGTGGCGCTCGCGGGCATGGCGGGCATCTTCCTGCTGATGCTGCGCCAGCCGGACACCCGTGACCAGCTGCTGGCCACGGGTGCGCTGACGGCGGTGCTGATCGGGATCGGTGCCGTACGCCAGCGGCGTCGCGGGAACGCCGGGCCCACGGAGGCGGAGATCCCCGCGCAGCGGAAGTAG
- a CDS encoding glycerophosphodiester phosphodiesterase translates to MSPARPADRAPRRRSVLLATAAATVAATTPAVASAPAGRRPPGPLVIGHRGAAGWRPEHTADAYTYAVRAGADWIEPDLVPTKDHVLVVRHENEIGGTTDVADRPEFADRRTTKTVDGRAVTGWFTEDFTLRELRTLRTVERLPLVRNRNTVFDGRGRVMTFQEVIDLARRLSRESGRRIAVFPETKHPTYFRSVGLPLEEELIRVIRRNRLTARECVVQSFEPSSLRRIAAARLGLPLWQALGTSGGPYGHAVTYKDMMTPAGLREIASYAQWIGPDKSSLVPPHTLLADAHAAGLKVGAYTFRAENQYLPAAHRRGTAPNDFGDAFAEYAFHYGQGVDAVVTDFPDLAVRAREELRG, encoded by the coding sequence ATGTCCCCTGCACGCCCTGCCGACCGGGCACCGAGACGCCGTTCGGTCCTCCTGGCCACCGCCGCCGCCACGGTCGCGGCCACCACCCCCGCCGTCGCCTCCGCCCCCGCGGGCCGCCGTCCCCCGGGCCCGCTGGTCATCGGCCATCGCGGGGCGGCGGGGTGGCGCCCCGAGCACACCGCCGACGCGTACACCTACGCCGTACGGGCCGGGGCCGACTGGATCGAGCCGGACCTCGTGCCGACGAAGGACCACGTCCTGGTCGTCCGGCACGAGAACGAGATCGGCGGGACCACCGATGTCGCGGACCGGCCGGAGTTCGCGGACCGCCGCACCACGAAGACGGTGGACGGCAGGGCGGTGACCGGCTGGTTCACCGAGGACTTCACGCTGCGCGAGCTGAGGACGCTGCGTACGGTCGAGCGGCTGCCGCTGGTCCGCAACCGGAACACGGTCTTCGACGGGCGGGGGCGGGTGATGACCTTCCAGGAGGTGATCGACCTGGCCCGGCGGCTGTCGAGGGAGTCGGGCCGCCGGATCGCGGTCTTCCCGGAGACCAAGCACCCGACGTACTTCCGGTCGGTCGGACTGCCGCTGGAGGAGGAGCTGATCCGGGTGATCCGCCGCAACCGGCTGACCGCCCGGGAGTGTGTCGTCCAGTCCTTCGAACCGTCGAGCCTGCGCCGCATCGCCGCCGCCCGCCTCGGCCTCCCCCTCTGGCAGGCGCTGGGCACGAGCGGTGGCCCCTATGGTCACGCGGTCACCTACAAGGACATGATGACCCCGGCCGGGCTGCGGGAGATCGCCTCGTACGCGCAGTGGATCGGCCCGGACAAGTCCTCCCTCGTCCCGCCGCACACGCTCCTCGCGGACGCGCACGCGGCGGGGCTGAAGGTGGGGGCGTACACCTTCCGCGCGGAGAACCAGTACCTCCCGGCCGCCCACCGCCGGGGCACCGCGCCGAACGACTTCGGCGACGCGTTCGCCGAGTACGCCTTCCACTACGGGCAGGGCGTGGACGCGGTGGTGACGGACTTCCCGGACCTGGCGGTGCGGGCGCGGGAGGAGCTGCGCGGTTAG